A single Penaeus vannamei isolate JL-2024 chromosome 22, ASM4276789v1, whole genome shotgun sequence DNA region contains:
- the LOC138865836 gene encoding loricrin-like isoform X2, producing the protein MKLLITITLLAALCTAVPDGYRAPGSSTAGFSGGGFSGGSGFSGGSVISAGGSGFSGGSGGGFSSGGFSGGGGLSGGGGGFSSGGGFSSGGFSSGGGFSSGGGGFSSGGGGFSSGGGGFSSGGFSSGGGFSSGGGFGSGGFSGGGGSGRGCGPGTVLHVDGSCVSPVVSRKVYVYDAPAHPSGPSGPPPRVPPPRVDHNILFVRLPEGGAGPEPIVIPPPRQENIVYVLNKASGAGGQQVIEVPAPPASSPEVFFVNYADGENPQLPIGVDLQTALQAAANGGGQVVGGAGSLGGSGGGGFGGAGGLGSGGGLGGGFGGSGGLGGGFGGSGGAGGGFGGSGAGGGFVGSSGGGGFGGGIGQAGGGFVGGFGDSVEVGISVGSGGGHVSAPSNTYGAP; encoded by the exons ATGAAGCTCCTG ATCACTATAACGTTACTCGCTGCCCTATGTACTGCCGTGCCTGATGGATATAGAGCTCCCGGATCCTCTACTGCAGGATTTTCTGGAGGAGGATTCTCCGGTGGAAGTGGATTCTCTGGTGGAAGTGTAATTTCTGCAGGAGGAAGTGGATTTTCtggcggaagtggaggaggattcTCGAGCGGAGGTTTCTCAGGTGGAGGAGGATTatctggtgggggaggaggattctCAAGTGGAGGAGGATTCTCTAGCGGAGGCTTCTCTAGCG gaggaggattctctagtggaggaggaggattctctagtggaggaggaggattctctagtggaggaggaggattctcTAGCGGAGGCTTCTCTAGCGGAGGAGGATTTTCTAGTGGAGGTGGATTCGGAAGTGGAGGATTTTCTGGTGGCGGCGGATCTGGCAGAGGATGCGGTCCTGGAACAGTCTTACATGTAGACGGATCCTGTGTCAGCCCAGTAGTATCAAGAAAAGTGTACGTCTACGACGCCCCTGCACATCCGTCTGGTCCAAGTGGTCCACCACCGAGGGTTCCACCACCGAGGGTTGATCACAATATCCTGTTTGTTCGTCTTCCGGAGGGAGGCGCAGGACCTGAGCCTATTGTTATCCCACCACCAAGGCAAGAGAATATCGTGTACGTCCTTAATAAGGCCAGTGGAGCAGGAGGACAACAAGTCATCGAAGTACCAGCTCCTCCCGCTTCTAGTCCAGAGGTGTTCTTCGTCAACTATGCTGACGGAGAAAATCCTCAACTCCCTATTGGCGTAGATCTCCAGACAGCTCTCCAAGCAGCTGCCAATGGAGGAGGACAAGTCGTCGGTGGCGCCGGAAGTCTTGGCGGTTCAGGAGGCGGAGGATTTGGAGGGGCAGGAGGACTGGGTAGCggaggaggactgggaggtggtTTTGGCGGCAGTGGAGGTTTGGGAGGTGGTTTTGGCGgcagtggaggagcaggaggtggtttTGGCGGCAGTGGAGCAGGAGGTGGATTTGTTGGAAGTTCGGGAGGCGGAGGATTTGGCGGAGGGATAGGACAAGCAGGAGGAGGATTCGTCGGTGGCTTTGGAGACAGTGTAGAAGTTGGAATCAGCGTTGGCTCCGGTGGTGGCCACGTCAGCGCACCGTCAAACACGTATGGTGCTCCCTAA
- the LOC138865836 gene encoding loricrin-like isoform X1 has translation MKLLITITLLAALCTAVPDGYRAPGSSTAGFSGGGFSGGSGFSGGSVISAGGSGFSGGSGGGFSSGGFSGGGGLSGGGGGFSSGGGFSSGGFSSGGGFSSGGGGFSSGGGGFSSGGGGFSSGGGGFSSGGGGFSSGGFSSGGGFSSGGGFGSGGFSGGGGSGRGCGPGTVLHVDGSCVSPVVSRKVYVYDAPAHPSGPSGPPPRVPPPRVDHNILFVRLPEGGAGPEPIVIPPPRQENIVYVLNKASGAGGQQVIEVPAPPASSPEVFFVNYADGENPQLPIGVDLQTALQAAANGGGQVVGGAGSLGGSGGGGFGGAGGLGSGGGLGGGFGGSGGLGGGFGGSGGAGGGFGGSGAGGGFVGSSGGGGFGGGIGQAGGGFVGGFGDSVEVGISVGSGGGHVSAPSNTYGAP, from the exons ATGAAGCTCCTG ATCACTATAACGTTACTCGCTGCCCTATGTACTGCCGTGCCTGATGGATATAGAGCTCCCGGATCCTCTACTGCAGGATTTTCTGGAGGAGGATTCTCCGGTGGAAGTGGATTCTCTGGTGGAAGTGTAATTTCTGCAGGAGGAAGTGGATTTTCtggcggaagtggaggaggattcTCGAGCGGAGGTTTCTCAGGTGGAGGAGGATTatctggtgggggaggaggattctCAAGTGGAGGAGGATTCTCTAGCGGAGGCTTCTCTAGCGGTGGAGGATTctctagtggaggaggaggattctctagtggaggaggaggattctctagtggaggaggaggattctctagtggaggaggaggattctctagtggaggaggaggattctcTAGCGGAGGCTTCTCTAGCGGAGGAGGATTTTCTAGTGGAGGTGGATTCGGAAGTGGAGGATTTTCTGGTGGCGGCGGATCTGGCAGAGGATGCGGTCCTGGAACAGTCTTACATGTAGACGGATCCTGTGTCAGCCCAGTAGTATCAAGAAAAGTGTACGTCTACGACGCCCCTGCACATCCGTCTGGTCCAAGTGGTCCACCACCGAGGGTTCCACCACCGAGGGTTGATCACAATATCCTGTTTGTTCGTCTTCCGGAGGGAGGCGCAGGACCTGAGCCTATTGTTATCCCACCACCAAGGCAAGAGAATATCGTGTACGTCCTTAATAAGGCCAGTGGAGCAGGAGGACAACAAGTCATCGAAGTACCAGCTCCTCCCGCTTCTAGTCCAGAGGTGTTCTTCGTCAACTATGCTGACGGAGAAAATCCTCAACTCCCTATTGGCGTAGATCTCCAGACAGCTCTCCAAGCAGCTGCCAATGGAGGAGGACAAGTCGTCGGTGGCGCCGGAAGTCTTGGCGGTTCAGGAGGCGGAGGATTTGGAGGGGCAGGAGGACTGGGTAGCggaggaggactgggaggtggtTTTGGCGGCAGTGGAGGTTTGGGAGGTGGTTTTGGCGgcagtggaggagcaggaggtggtttTGGCGGCAGTGGAGCAGGAGGTGGATTTGTTGGAAGTTCGGGAGGCGGAGGATTTGGCGGAGGGATAGGACAAGCAGGAGGAGGATTCGTCGGTGGCTTTGGAGACAGTGTAGAAGTTGGAATCAGCGTTGGCTCCGGTGGTGGCCACGTCAGCGCACCGTCAAACACGTATGGTGCTCCCTAA
- the LOC138865837 gene encoding uncharacterized protein, with protein MKLLITITLLAALCTAVPDGYRAPGSSTAGFSGGGFSGGSGFSGGSVISAGGSGFSGGSGGGFSSGGFSGGGGLSGGGGGFSSGGGFSSGGFSSGGGFSSGGGGFSSGGGGFSSGGGGFSSGGGGFSSGGGGFSSGGFSSGGGFSSGGGFGSGGFSGGGGSGRGCGPGTVLHVDGSCVSPVVSRKVYVYDAPAHPSGPSGPPPRVPPPRVDHNILFVRLPEGGAGPEPIVIPPPRQENIVYVLNKASGAGGQQVIEVPAPPASSPEVFFVNYADGENPQLPIGVDLQTALQAAANGGGQVVGGAGSLGGSGGGGFGGAGGLGSGGGLGGGFGGNGGLGGGFGGSGGAGGGFGGSGVGGGFVGSSGGGGFGGGVGQAGGGFVGGFGDSVEVGISVGSGGGHVSTPSNTYGAP; from the exons ATGAAGCTCTTG ATCACTATAACGTTACTCGCTGCCCTATGTACTGCCGTGCCTGATGGATATAGAGCTCCCGGATCCTCTACTGCAGGATTTTCTGGAGGAGGATTCTCCGGTGGAAGTGGATTCTCTGGTGGAAGTGTAATTTCTGCAGGAGGAAGTGGATTTTCtggcggaagtggaggaggattcTCGAGCGGAGGTTTCTCAGGTGGGGGAGGATTatctggtgggggaggaggattctCAAGTGGAGGAGGATTCTCTAGCGGAGGCTTCTCTAGCGGTGGAGGATTttctagtggaggaggaggattctctagtggaggaggaggattctctagtggaggaggaggattctctagtggaggaggaggattctctagtggaggaggaggattctcTAGCGGAGGCTTCTCTAGCGGAGGAGGATTTTCTAGTGGAGGTGGATTCGGAAGTGGAGGATTTTCTGGTGGCGGCGGATCTGGCAGAGGATGCGGTCCTGGAACAGTCTTACATGTAGACGGATCTTGTGTCAGCCCAGTAGTATCAAGAAAAGTGTACGTCTACGACGCCCCTGCACATCCGTCTGGTCCAAGTGGTCCACCACCGAGGGTTCCACCACCGAGGGTTGATCACAATATCCTGTTTGTTCGTCTTCCGGAGGGAGGCGCAGGACCTGAGCCTATTGTTATCCCACCACCAAGGCAAGAGAATATCGTGTACGTCCTTAATAAGGCCAGTGGAGCAGGAGGACAACAAGTCATCGAAGTACCAGCTCCTCCCGCTTCTAGTCCAGAGGTGTTCTTCGTCAACTATGCTGACGGAGAAAATCCTCAACTCCCTATTGGCGTGGATCTCCAGACAGCTCTCCAAGCAGCTGCCAATGGAGGAGGACAAGTCGTCGGTGGCGCCGGAAGTCTTGGCGGTTCAGGAGGCGGAGGATTTGGAGGGGCAGGAGGACTGGGTAGCggaggaggactgggaggtggtTTTGGCGGCAATGGAGGTTTGGGAGGTGGTTTTGGCGgcagtggaggagcaggaggtggtttTGGCGGCagtggagtaggaggtggatTTGTTGGAAGTTCGGGAGGCGGAGGATTTGGCGGAGGGGTAGGACAAGCAGGAGGAGGATTCGTCGGTGGCTTTGGAGACAGTGTAGAAGTTGGAATCAGCGTTGGCTCCGGTGGTGGCCACGTCAGCACACCGTCAAACACGTATGGTGCTCCCTAA
- the LOC113808069 gene encoding uncharacterized protein: MKLLITITLLAALCTAVPDGYRAPGSSTAGFSGGGFSGGSGFSGGSVISAGGSGFSGGSGGGFSSGGFSGGGGLSGGGGGFSSGGGFSSGGFSSGGGFSSGGGGFSSGGGGFSSGGGGFSSGGGGFSSGGFSSGGGFSSGGGFGSGGFSGGGGSGRGCGPGTVLHVDGSCVSPVVSRKVYVYDAPAHPSGPSGPPPRVPPPRVDHNILFVRLPEGGAGPEPIVIPPPRQENIVYVLNKASGAGGQQVIEVPAPPASSPEVFFVNYADGENPQLPIGVDLQTALQAAANGGGQVVGGAGSLGGSGGGGFGGAGGLGSGGGLGGGFGGSGGLGGGFGGSGGAGGGFGGSGVGGGFVGSSGGGGFGGGVGQAGGGFVGGFGDSVEVGISVGSGGGHVSTPSNTYGAP; encoded by the exons ATGAAGCTCTTG ATCACTATAACGTTACTCGCTGCCCTATGTACTGCCGTGCCTGATGGATATAGAGCTCCCGGATCCTCTACTGCAGGATTTTCTGGAGGAGGATTCTCCGGTGGAAGTGGATTCTCTGGTGGAAGTGTAATTTCTGCAGGAGGAAGTGGATTTTCtggcggaagtggaggaggattcTCGAGCGGAGGTTTCTCAGGTGGGGGAGGATTatctggtgggggaggaggattctCAAGTGGAGGAGGATTCTCTAGCGGAGGCTTCTCTAGCGGTGGAGGATTttctagtggaggaggaggattctctagtggaggaggaggattctctagtggaggaggaggattctctagtggaggaggaggattctcTAGCGGAGGCTTCTCTAGCGGAGGAGGATTTTCTAGTGGAGGTGGATTCGGAAGTGGAGGATTTTCTGGTGGCGGCGGATCTGGCAGAGGATGCGGTCCTGGAACAGTCTTACATGTAGACGGATCCTGTGTCAGCCCAGTAGTATCAAGAAAAGTGTACGTCTACGACGCCCCTGCACATCCGTCTGGTCCAAGTGGTCCACCACCGAGGGTTCCACCACCGAGGGTTGATCACAATATCCTGTTTGTTCGTCTTCCGGAGGGAGGCGCAGGACCTGAGCCTATTGTTATCCCACCACCAAGGCAAGAGAATATCGTGTACGTCCTTAATAAGGCCAGTGGAGCAGGAGGACAACAAGTCATCGAAGTGCCAGCTCCTCCCGCTTCTAGTCCAGAGGTGTTCTTCGTCAACTATGCTGACGGAGAAAATCCTCAACTCCCTATTGGCGTGGACCTCCAGACAGCACTCCAAGCAGCTGCCAATGGAGGAGGACAAGTCGTCGGTGGTGCTGGAAGTCTTGGCGGTTCAGGAGGCGGAGGATTTGGAGGGGCAGGAGGACTGGGTAGCggaggaggactgggaggtggtTTTGGCGGCAGTGGAGGTTTGGGAGGTGGTTTTGGCGgcagtggaggagcaggaggtggtttTGGCGGCagtggagtaggaggtggatTTGTTGGAAGTTCGGGAGGCGGAGGATTTGGCGGGGGGGTAGGACAAGCAGGAGGAGGATTCGTCGGTGGCTTTGGAGACAGTGTAGAAGTTGGAATCAGCGTTGGCTCCGGTGGTGGCCACGTCAGCACACCGTCAAACACGTATGGGGCTCCCTAA
- the LOC113808068 gene encoding uncharacterized protein: protein MKLLILVFIATCTAIPDGYGSTGSSGFSSGGGFSGGSVISAGGGGFSGGSGFSGGGGGFSGGSVISAGGGGFSSGGGFSSGGVSSGGGFSSGGGGFSSGGGGFSSGGGGFSSGGGGFSSGGGGFSSGGGGFSSGGGGFSSGGFSSGGGFSSGGGFGSGGFSGGGGSGRGCGPGTVLHVDGSCVSPVVSRKVYVYDAPAHPSGPSGPPPRVPPPRVDHNILFVRLPEGGAGPEPIVIPPPRQENIVYVLNKASGAGGQQVIEVPAPPASSPEVFFVNYADGENPQLPIGVDLQTALQAAANGGGQVVGGAGSLGGSGGGGFGGAGGLGSGGGLGGGFGGSGGLGGGFGGSGGAGGGFGGSGVGGGFVGSSGGGGFGGGVGQAGGGFVGGFGDSVEVGISVGSGGGHVSTPSNTYGAP, encoded by the exons ATGAAGCTCTTG ATATTAGTGTTTATTGCTACATGTACTGCTATACCTGATGGGTATGGATCTACAGGAAGTTCAGGATTCTCTAGCGGAGGAGGATTCTCTGGCGGAAGTGTAATttctgctggaggaggaggattctcAGGTGGAAGTGGATTctctggtggaggaggaggattttctGGAGGAAGTGTAATCTCTGCTGGAGGAGGGGGATTCTCAAGTGGAGGAGGATTTTCCAGTGGAGGCGTCTCTAGCGGTGGAGGATTctctagtggaggaggaggattctctagtggaggaggaggattctctagtggaggaggaggattctctagtggaggaggaggattctctagtggaggaggaggattctctagtggaggaggaggattctctagtggaggaggaggattctcTAGCGGAGGCTTCTCTAGCGGAGGAGGATTTTCTAGTGGAGGTGGATTCGGAAGTGGAGGATTTTCTGGTGGCGGCGGATCTGGCAGAGGATGCGGTCCTGGAACAGTCTTACATGTAGACGGATCCTGTGTCAGCCCAGTAGTATCAAGAAAAGTGTACGTCTACGACGCCCCTGCACATCCGTCTGGTCCAAGTGGTCCACCACCGAGGGTTCCACCACCGAGGGTTGATCACAATATCCTGTTTGTTCGTCTTCCGGAGGGAGGCGCAGGACCTGAGCCTATTGTTATCCCACCACCAAGGCAAGAGAATATCGTGTACGTCCTTAATAAGGCCAGTGGAGCAGGAGGACAACAAGTCATCGAAGTACCAGCTCCTCCCGCTTCTAGTCCAGAGGTGTTCTTCGTCAACTATGCTGACGGAGAAAATCCTCAACTCCCTATTGGCGTGGACCTCCAGACAGCACTCCAAGCAGCTGCCAATGGAGGAGGACAAGTCGTCGGTGGTGCTGGAAGTCTTGGCGGTTCAGGAGGCGGAGGATTTGGAGGGGCAGGAGGACTGGGTAGCggaggaggactgggaggtggtTTTGGCGGCAGTGGAGGTTTGGGAGGTGGTTTTGGCGgcagtggaggagcaggaggtggtttTGGCGGCagtggagtaggaggtggatTTGTTGGAAGTTCGGGAGGCGGAGGATTTGGCGGAGGGGTAGGACAAGCAGGAGGAGGATTCGTCGGTGGCTTTGGAGACAGTGTAGAAGTTGGAATCAGCGTTGGCTCCGGTGGTGGCCACGTCAGCACACCGTCAAACACGTATGGGGCTCCCTAA